GATGTCGTAGGCCTGGTTCTCGTCGGTGAGCGGAGCGGACTCGGCGGGGGTGGGCTGCGCGAGCCGGCTGCCCTCGGGACGGCCCTCGCCCCGGCGGTACTTGCCGGTGAGGAAGCCACCCGCCAGCGGCGACCAGACGGTGATGCCGACGTTCTGGTCGACGGCGAGCGGGACGATCTCGCGCTCGAGGTCGCGGCAGCCGATGTTGTAGTAGCCCTGGTAGCACACGAAGCGGCTGAGGTTGCGGCGGTCGGAGACCGACAGCGCCTTCATCAGCTGCCAGCCGGCGAAGTTGGAGACGCCGATGTAGCGGATCTTGCCGGACCGGACCAGGTCGTCGAGCACGCGCAGGGTCTCGTCCAGCGAGGTGCGCGGGTCGAAGCCGTGGATGTGGTAGAGGTCGATGTAGTCGGTGTCCAGGCGGCGCAGGCTCGCCTCGACGGCCGCGTAGAGGTGGTGGCGGGTGGCGCCGATGTCGTTGGGGTCGTCGGTGATCCGCCAGCGGCCCTTGGTGCCGATGATGACGCGGTCGCGGACCTTCTTCAGCGTGCGGCCGAAGAACTCCTCGCCCATGCCGTTCTTGTAGACGTCGGCGGTGTCGAAGAAGTTGATGCCGGCGTCGAGGGCCTGGTCCATCATCCGCACCACGTTCTGGTCGTCGACGGTGCCGAACTCCGACCAGTTGCGGTCGGCGGCGCCGAGGAAGCTGGCGCCGCCGCCGAAGGTCATGGCTCCGAAGCACAGCTCGGAGACGGACAGTCCGGTGTCGCCCAGGTAGCGGTAACGCATGTTCTCCTGCTTTCGGTTGACTGCGGATGGTGCGGGCGCGCGGACGGCGCTGTCCGCGGCGCGGGTGGTATGAGGGGCCCGAAGGCCCGGGAGGGAGCGCCCGGGACGGGGGGTTACCGGACGCTCCCGGCTTGAGGGGCGGCGGCGCCGGGTCAGCCCGTCGCGTCCGCGAGGTGGCGGTCCTTGACCACCAGGTAGGTGACGAGCGCGCCGGCCGCCGCGAGCACCGCCAGGAAGACGAAGGCCATATGCATGCCCGACGTCAGGCTGCGGGCGACCGCGTCGAGTGCCTCCGGCCGCCGGGCGGGCGCGACGGTGGACAGCGCCGCGTCGATGCGGCCCTGGGTGGCCGCGCCGGCCAGGCGGTCGGCCTGCCCGGTGAACTGCGGGGCGGTGTCGGTCAGTTCGCCGCGCGTGTAGGAGGCAAGGAAGCCGCCGGCGGCGGCGATGGCGACCGTCTCGCCGGTGATGCGCATCGTGTTGAAGATGCCGGAAGCCATGCCGGCCCGTTCCACGGGGACGACGCTGACCGCCGCGTTGTCCATGGCGCCGAAGGCCGAGCCGACGCCCAGGCCGAAGACGAGCAGCGGGCCCACCAGGGCGGCCGCGGACTGCCCGGGTTCGAGGACGACCAGCCAGAGCGAGCCGACGGCGATCAGCACGGAGCTGGCCGTGAGCAGCACCCGCGGCGAGACGCGGTCGGCGACCAGCCGGCCGATCAGCAGGGGCAGCGCGAAGACGGGCAGCATCAGGGGCAGCAGCAAGAGGCCCGACTCGGTGCTGGACCGGCCGCCGACGCCCGTGAAGAAGGGCGGCAGGAAGTTGATCAGTACGACGAAGCCGAAGGTGATGGTGAACGGCTGGCAGACCACCACCACGAACGTCGGGTTGCGGAACAGCGTCAGGTCGAACATGGGCCGGGCGACACGCTGTTCCACCACGACGAAGGCCGCCATGAA
Above is a genomic segment from Streptomyces fodineus containing:
- a CDS encoding MFS transporter — encoded protein: MTTQTETRPLVPESRDGTGSSVVMIAVALASVLLPLAVTAPAVAMPDLTVDLDAGVAAGQWVQNAYGVTFAACMLAAGSLADQFGRRRVLAIGTIVFSTMSAVAALSTDIVVLDIARALQGIGAAGVLTSGAAILAATFSGRRRTQAFGVLGASFGAGLAVGPVLGGALVHLAGWRAVFWLNVVLGAVALALMSRIRESRDPNATRVDVAGLITFSGSLFLLALAFVEGGERGWGDPLTLGSLAGFLLFMAAFVVVEQRVARPMFDLTLFRNPTFVVVVCQPFTITFGFVVLINFLPPFFTGVGGRSSTESGLLLLPLMLPVFALPLLIGRLVADRVSPRVLLTASSVLIAVGSLWLVVLEPGQSAAALVGPLLVFGLGVGSAFGAMDNAAVSVVPVERAGMASGIFNTMRITGETVAIAAAGGFLASYTRGELTDTAPQFTGQADRLAGAATQGRIDAALSTVAPARRPEALDAVARSLTSGMHMAFVFLAVLAAAGALVTYLVVKDRHLADATG
- a CDS encoding aldo/keto reductase; the encoded protein is MRYRYLGDTGLSVSELCFGAMTFGGGASFLGAADRNWSEFGTVDDQNVVRMMDQALDAGINFFDTADVYKNGMGEEFFGRTLKKVRDRVIIGTKGRWRITDDPNDIGATRHHLYAAVEASLRRLDTDYIDLYHIHGFDPRTSLDETLRVLDDLVRSGKIRYIGVSNFAGWQLMKALSVSDRRNLSRFVCYQGYYNIGCRDLEREIVPLAVDQNVGITVWSPLAGGFLTGKYRRGEGRPEGSRLAQPTPAESAPLTDENQAYDIVDEMARIAEDRGASVAQVALNWVLAKPGITSAVVGATKPHQLEDNLRAMEWELTADELARLDKVSETTAPYPYWHIGTIAADRKLPGDVYPA